A window from Gossypium raimondii isolate GPD5lz chromosome 7, ASM2569854v1, whole genome shotgun sequence encodes these proteins:
- the LOC105793111 gene encoding uncharacterized protein LOC105793111 — MDTVATQLKLALLAISLLFLPFLQATDFKYCDNGGNYVVKVNGIDISPNPVVSGKPATFSISASTGQAISGGKAVIDVSYFGFHIHQETHPLCEETSCPIAVGNFVLSHNQVLPGFTPPGSYTLKMTLTGDGIPQLTCISFDFKIGFGASGFSISDA; from the exons ATGGACACTGTAGCAACTCAATTGAAGCTCGCCCTTTTAGCCATATCTTTGCTTTTCTTGCCTTTTCTTCAAGCCACTGATTTCAAATATTGCG ATAATGGAGGTAATTATGTTGTGAAAGTCAATGGAATCGATATATCACCTAATCCAGTGGTTAGTGGCAAGCCAGCCACCTTTTCCATCTCAGCTTCTACTGGTCAAGCAATCTCTGGAGGCAAAGCGGTGATTGATGTTTCCTACTTTGGgtttcatatccatcaagaaACGCATCCACTTTGTGAGGAAACATCCTGTCCTATTGCAGTTGGCAACTTTGTACTCTCTCACAATCAAGTTTTACCTGGATTTACTCCACCG GGTTCCTACACGCTTAAGATGACATTAACGGGTGATGGAATTCCACAATTAACTTGCATTTCGTTCGATTTCAAAATTGGTTTCGGTGCGTCTGGATTTTCAATCTCCGATGCCTAA
- the LOC105793098 gene encoding dnaJ protein homolog gives MFGRAPKKSDNTRYYEILGVSKNASHDDLKKAYKKAAIKNHPDKGGDPEKFKELAQAYEVLSDPEKREIYDQYGEDALKEGMGGGAAAHDPFDIFSSFFGGSPFGGASSRGRRQRRGEDVVHPLKVSLEDLYLGTSKKLSLSRNVICSKCSGKGSKSGASMQCPGCQGSGMKISVRHLGPSMIQQMQHPCNECKGTGETINDKDRCPQCKGEKVVQEKKVLEVIVEKGMQNGQKITFPGEADEAPDTITGDIVFVLQQKDHPKFKRKGEDLFVEHTLALTEALCGFQFVVTHLDGRQLLIKSIPGEVVKPDSFKAINDEGMPLYQRPFIKGKMYIHFTVEFPDSLNPDQIMALEAILPPKPTSHLTDMELDECEETTLHDVNIEEEMRRKQQAAQEAYDEDEDTHGGAQRVQCAQQ, from the exons atgTTTGGAAGAGCACCCAAGAAGAGTGATAATACGAGGTACTATGAGATTCTGGGTGTTTCCAAGAATGCTTCCCACGATGATTTAAAGAAAGCCTATAAAAAAGCCGCCATTAAAAACCATCCAGACAAAGGTGGTGATCCTGAAAAG TTTAAAGAGTTAGCTCAAGCTTATGAGGTTTTGAGTGATCCTGAGAAACGTGAGATATATGATCAGTACGGTGAGGATGCTCTCAAGGAAGGAATGGGTGGTGGAGCCGCGGCTCATGACCCCTTTGATATATTTTCATCCTTCTTCGGTGGTAGTCCCTTTGGAG GTGCTAGCAGTCGAGGAAGAAGACAGAGACGGGGAGAGGATGTAGTTCATCCCCTGAAGGTGTCTCTGGAGGATCTTTACCTTGGGACCTCAAAGAAGCTTTCACTTTCCCGCAATGTGATATGCTCCAAGTGCAGTGG CAAGGGTTCGAAATCTGGAGCTTCAATGCAATGCCCTGGTTGCCAGGGTTCTGGTATGAAGATTTCGGTCAGGCACCTTGGTCCTTCCATGATTCAGCAAATGCAACATCCTTGCAATGAATGCAAGGGTACGGGTGAGACGATAAATGACAAGGACCGCTGCCCTCAGTGTAAAGGTGAGAAGGTTGTTCAGGAGAAGAAAGTGCTGGAAGTCATTGTAGAAAAGGGTATGCAGAACGGACAGAAGATTACGTTCCCAGGCGAAGCTGATGAGGCT CCTGATACCATTACAGGGGACATAGTCTTTGTCCTTCAGCAGAAAGACCATCCAAAATTCAAGAGAAAGGGAGAAGACCTGTTTGTGGAACATACATTGGCTCTAACTGAAGCTTTGTGTGGCTTCCAGTTTGTGGTTACCCATCTTGATGGTCGACAACTTCTAATCAAGTCGATTCCTGGGGAAGTTGTTAAGCCTG ATTCATTTAAGGCAATCAATGATGAGGGGATGCCCCTGTACCAGAGGCCATTCATCAAGGGCAAAATGTACATTCACTTCACCGTTGAATTCCCTGATTCTCTGAACCCTGATCAGATTATGGCACTTGAGGCTATTCTGCCGCCAAAACCAACATCTCATTTGACCGATATGGAGCTCGATGAGTGCGAGGAGACCACGCTACACGATGTGAACATTGAAGAGGAGATGAGGAGGAAGCAGCAGGCAGCTCAGGAAGCCTATGATGAAGATGAGGATACGCATGGTGGTGCCCAGAGGGTGCAATGTGCTCAACAGTAA
- the LOC105793105 gene encoding probable receptor-like protein kinase At1g49730, with translation MDPMIRKLRFRLLAWLHRSRSGPILFVKKFSYKDVKRATDGFHRIVYSNSHGAAYKANFEGGEVALVKEARAFDEGKESFYREVQFLGRLHHRHLLSLRGFSTGQKRLLVFDNIENGSLKEHFNDPLRTPLNWKARLQIAVGVAAALEYLLLFSNPPVYHVSISSSNIMLDENFTAKLSDVGLLSSIGTYVQMPHSSCSEECMDQECGNIVYQLGVLILELITGQSSEKGGTDLIQWVQGSRLSSSIHMMIDPDLGNNYDAGELKKLLVVARLCIKSKSNPKFPVSQVFRFLQKKVHIPRD, from the exons ATGGATCCTATGATCCGGAAACTTAGATTTCGTCTTCTTGCATGGCTTCACCGATCTCGCTCCG gACCAATCTTGTTTGTGAAGAAGTTCTCATACAAAGATGTAAAGAGGGCAACCGATGGCTTCCACAGGATAGTATACAGCAATTCCCATGGGGCTGCTTATAAGGCCAACTTTGAAGGAGGTGAAGTTGCTTTGGTAAAAGAAGCAAGAGCTTTTGATGAAGGGAAAGAGAGTTTCTATCGAGAAGTGCAATTCTTGGGGCGATTGCATCACCGCCATCTTCTTTCGCTTAGGGGGTTTTCCACAGGGCAGAAGAG GTTATTAGTGTTTGACAATATTGAAAATGGAAGCTTGAAGGAGCATTTTAATG ATCCTCTCAGGACTCCTTTGAATTGGAAAGCAAGGCTACAAATAGCTGTAGGTGTGGCAGCAGCATTG GAATACTTGCTTCTTTTCAGTAACCCACCTGTTTATCATGTCTCCATCAGCTCAAGCAATATCATGTTAGATGAAAACTTTACAGCAAAG CTATCAGACGTCGGCCTTCTCAGTTCAATTGGAACTTATGTTCAAATGCCTCATTCCTCGTGTTCGGAAG AATGCATGGATCAGGAATGTGGCAACATAGTTTATCAGCTTGGGGTTCTGATATTGGAGCTAATAACAGGGCAGTCATCGGAGAAAGGGGGCACTGATTTAATCCAATGGGTCCAAGGATCTCGGCTAAGCAGTTCCATCCATATGATGATAGATCCAGATCTAGGGAACAATTATGATGCTGGGGAGCTTAAGAAGCTTTTAGTTGTAGCAAGATTATGTATAAAATCCAAGAGTAACCCTAAGTTTCCGGTCTCACAGGTATTTCGTTTTCTGCAGAAAAAGGTACACATTCCCCGAGATTAA